A part of Caretta caretta isolate rCarCar2 chromosome 1, rCarCar1.hap1, whole genome shotgun sequence genomic DNA contains:
- the LOC125630305 gene encoding homeobox protein DLL homolog isoform X2: MAEQPPLDTFSKSVAIAGIDSREGCMALPRVPSIAAGPHVVAAAPSRDPHHSQCGGQERKKRKRNLYSRNQLHILESFFHREKYPNLPEAEMLAGMTGLTYQQIRIWFQNRRGKHRRLYTGDGTPGSSLCTLQTQCCARSCNDPFSLFHWPALPGSPGPDPGMQWALQGPESSAFDSRINLPPLQSPSTPTDFQAYNTWAPQTSIGTSPTAVHPVTINSSFLHFSQIQSMESLELSQLINAGDSLLSSFCMDSQGNSQWGPNHGDSQPW, encoded by the exons ATGGCAGAACAGCCCCCTctggacacattttcaaaatccGTGGCAATCG CAGGGATCGACTCCAGAGAGGGATGCATGGCTTTGCCCCGGGTCCCGTCCATTGCTGCTGGGCCCCATGTGGTAGCTGCTGCCCCCAGCAGGGATCCCCACCACAGTCAGTGTGGAGGGcaagagaggaagaagaggaagaggaactTGTACAGCAGGAATCAGCTGCACATCCTGGAGTCCTTCTTCCATCGAGAGAAATATCCCAACCTGCCTGAGGCTGAAATGCTGGCGGGGATGACGGGACTCACCTACCAACAG ATCCGGATTTGGTTCCAGAACAGAAGGGGGAAGCACCGGAGACTTTACACTGGAGACGGGACACCTGGGAGCAGCCTCTGTACCCTGCAG ACCCAGTGCTGTGCACGCTCCTGCAATGATCCATTCTCCCTGTTTCATTGGCCAGCACTTCCTGGATCCCCAGGACCTGATCCAGGGATGCAATGGGCTCTGCAGGGACCAGAAAGCTCTGCCTTTGACTCCAGAATTAACCTGCCTCCCCTCCAGTCCCCTTCCACGCCTACAGACTTCCAAGCCTACAACACATGGGCCCCACAGACCAGCATAGGAACCTCTCCCACTGCTGTGCACCCTGTGACCATCAACTCCAGCTTCCTCCACTTCTCTCAGATTCAGTCCATGGAGTCTCTGGAGCTGTCACAGTTGATCAATGCCGGTGACTCTCTGCTCTCTTCATTCTGTATGGATTCCCAAGGGAATTCGCAGTGGGGGCCCAACCATGGGGATAGCCAGCCCTGGTGA
- the LOC125630305 gene encoding uncharacterized protein LOC125630305 isoform X1, whose product MDSAPELQEAFAAMTPELWDLIPLALHPAQLDSSGGGGQPLCTGPAGSRGGLVGRAGPGRHGSAGIDSREGCMALPRVPSIAAGPHVVAAAPSRDPHHSQCGGQERKKRKRNLYSRNQLHILESFFHREKYPNLPEAEMLAGMTGLTYQQIRIWFQNRRGKHRRLYTGDGTPGSSLCTLQTQCCARSCNDPFSLFHWPALPGSPGPDPGMQWALQGPESSAFDSRINLPPLQSPSTPTDFQAYNTWAPQTSIGTSPTAVHPVTINSSFLHFSQIQSMESLELSQLINAGDSLLSSFCMDSQGNSQWGPNHGDSQPW is encoded by the exons ATGGACTCTGCCCCGGAGCTGCAGGAAGCCTTTGCAGCCATGACCCCAGAGCTGTGGGACCTCATCCCACTCGCGCTCCACCCAGCACAGCTCGACAGCAGCGGCGGGGGCGGCCAGCCCCTCTGCACGGGGCCTGCTGGCTCCAGGGGTGGACTGGTGGGGAGAGCAGGACCAGGCCGGCATGGTTCAG CAGGGATCGACTCCAGAGAGGGATGCATGGCTTTGCCCCGGGTCCCGTCCATTGCTGCTGGGCCCCATGTGGTAGCTGCTGCCCCCAGCAGGGATCCCCACCACAGTCAGTGTGGAGGGcaagagaggaagaagaggaagaggaactTGTACAGCAGGAATCAGCTGCACATCCTGGAGTCCTTCTTCCATCGAGAGAAATATCCCAACCTGCCTGAGGCTGAAATGCTGGCGGGGATGACGGGACTCACCTACCAACAG ATCCGGATTTGGTTCCAGAACAGAAGGGGGAAGCACCGGAGACTTTACACTGGAGACGGGACACCTGGGAGCAGCCTCTGTACCCTGCAG ACCCAGTGCTGTGCACGCTCCTGCAATGATCCATTCTCCCTGTTTCATTGGCCAGCACTTCCTGGATCCCCAGGACCTGATCCAGGGATGCAATGGGCTCTGCAGGGACCAGAAAGCTCTGCCTTTGACTCCAGAATTAACCTGCCTCCCCTCCAGTCCCCTTCCACGCCTACAGACTTCCAAGCCTACAACACATGGGCCCCACAGACCAGCATAGGAACCTCTCCCACTGCTGTGCACCCTGTGACCATCAACTCCAGCTTCCTCCACTTCTCTCAGATTCAGTCCATGGAGTCTCTGGAGCTGTCACAGTTGATCAATGCCGGTGACTCTCTGCTCTCTTCATTCTGTATGGATTCCCAAGGGAATTCGCAGTGGGGGCCCAACCATGGGGATAGCCAGCCCTGGTGA